CGCGTACGACACGGTGCCGCACCACCGACGGGCCTTCGCAACGGCCGACGTCCACCCCGACGACTGCCGCGACCTTGCCGACCTGGCCCGGTTTCCCTTCACCACCAAGGCGGACCTGCGTGACAACTACCCGTACGGGATGTTCGCCGTGCCGCGCGAGCGGATCGCCCGGCTGCACGCCTCGTCCGGCACCACCGGCCGACCCACGGTGGTCGGGTACACGGCCGGGGACGTGCGGACCTGGGCGCGGCTGATGGCCCGCTCGATCCGGGCGGCCGGGGGACGTCCCGGCGATCGGGTGCACGTCGCGTACGGCTACGGGCTCTTCACCGGCGGTCTCGGCGCGCATTACGGCGCCGAGGAACTGGGCTGCACCGTCATCCCGGTCTCCGGCGGGATGACCGAGCGGCAGGTGCTGCTGATCCGTGATCTCGAGCCGGAGATCATCATGGTCACCCCCAGCTACATGCTCGCCATCGTCGACGAGATGGAGCGCCAGGGTGTCGATCCGCGGACCACGTCGCTGCGGGTCGGCATCTTCGGTGCCGAACCGTGGACCGAGGACATGCGTCGCGAGATGGAGCGCCGCCTGGATCTGCACGCCGTGGACATCTACGGACTGTCGGAGGTGATGGGCCCCGGTGTCGCCGTGGAGTGCGTGGACACCAAGGACGGCCCGCACCTGTGGGAGGACCACTTCTACCCGGAGATCATCGATCCGGTCACCGGCGCGGTGCTGCCCGACGGGGAGCGCGGGGAACTGGTCCTCACCTCCCTTACCCGGGAGGCGATGCCTGTCGTCCGCTACCGCACCCGCGACCTCACCCGGCTACTGCCCGGCACCGCCCGGCCGATGCGGCGGATCGAGAAGATCACCGGTCGGACCGACGACATGATGATCGTGCGGGGCGTGAACGTCTTCCCGACGCAGATCGAGGAGCTGATCCTGCGGACGCCCCAGCTGTCCCCGCACTTCCAGTGCGTCCTGGCTCGGCAGGCGCGGATGGACACCCTCACCGTCCGGGTGGAGCGGCGGCCCGGAGCCGACCGGGAGGCCGCCGGGCAGGCCGGCGCGGCGTTGGTCGGGCTGGTCAAGGAGATGATCGGAGTCAGCGTGGCGGTCGAGGTGCTCGACCCGGACTCAGTGGAGCGGTCCATGGGCAAGATGCGCCGGATCGTCGACCAGCGGCGGGGCGGGTGACGTGGGGGAGCGCAACGCCGCGTACGACATGTTCGCCGCCGACGTCGCCTCGCGCGGGCTCGGCATCGAGCTGGTCGAGGCCGCGGACGGGGCGGCGGTGGCCCGGATGCGGGTGACCGCCGCGATGGTCAACGGGCATGCCATCGCCCACGGCGGCTTCGTGTTCCTGCTGGCCGACACCGCGTTCGCGCTGGCCTGCAACAGCCACGGCCCGGTGGCCGTCGCCGCCGGAGGTGAGATCACCTTCGTCCGGCCGGCCCGTGCGGGAGATCTGCTCGTCGCCCGTGCCACCGAGCGCACCCGGTACGGCCGCAGCGGCATCTACGACGTCACCGTCACCCGCGACGAGGGCGAGGTGATCGCCGAGTTCCGGGGCCGCAGCCGCACCCTGAACGGGGCGTGAGGCTCAGGCCGCCGCCGGCACGGACACCAGGCCGGATCGGCGGGGGACAGCCTCCGTAGCCGCGCCGGGTTCCCCAGGCCGTCGGCTTCCCACCGGCCGCCGCCGGGCCGGTTCGGACGGTGCGGCGGACAGGCGCGGTCGCGGTGGCACGTTCCCGGCGAGGGTCCCGGTCGCGGGCCGGGGCTGCGCGACCTCGGGTCCGGTCGCGCCCGGCCGGCGCCGCACGTGCCCGACGGGCGGTGATCCGGATGTGGCGGGACCGGCATCGCCGGCCGCCGCGGCGGTGGCGGGGCGCCGCGGCGTGGGGTCGCCGGGCCTGACGGCCGACGATGCCGCCGGAGCGCGCTCGACCCGCCGCGCGGTCGCGAGCACCGGCCGGGGCGCCGCGAGGGTCGACCCGCGTGTCTCGGGCCCGCGTTGGCCCGAGGCCGCCGCAGCACCGGGCCGGCCGACCACCGTGCCGGTCATCCGACGCACCCGCTCCTGGCCAATTGGCCAGGACGGCGCGACCGCCGGAGCCGGTCCGGGCATGCCGTCCTCGGTGGCGACCGGCCGGGTGAACGCGCCGGGCCTCCCGTTGGACGCGCGCTCCGGCGCACCGGCGGCACGGCGGACGCCGGGACCGTCCGGCCGGGCGATCCGCCGGGCGTCGGGCGTCGGGTCCGGGCCGTCGTCGACGGGCGAGCGGGTCGGGGGCACCGGCCGGGGCGCGGACGGCCCCGACCGGTGGCCTGCGCGGGTGAGCAGTTCGGCGCGGACCGTCCGGGTCAGCCGCGCGGCGGCGACCGTGGCGACCAGTGGGTCGCCCACGGCGTATCCGCCGGGCCGGGCGGCCAGCAGGTCCCGCTCGACCAGCTGACGCAGCGCTGCGACGGCCCGGCCCGGGGACCACCCGATCAGGTGGTCCACGGTGTCGGCGTCGACCGGAGCGCCGACCGCCGCGGCCGCCATCAGCACCGCCCGCTGCTGGCCGTCGAGGCGGTCCAGGCGGGCGTCGACACTCCGGCGTACCGGATCGGGCAGCGGCGGCCGGGCGGGGACGGCCCCGCCGTCGGGCAGCGCCGCCACGTAGGCCGCGGCCCGCCCCGGGTTCCCGCCAACCAGCGGCAGCAGGGCCGTCACCAGGGCCGCCGGCTTGCCGGCCCGGTGCAGCAGGTGACGCAGCAGCCGTCCGGCCTCCACCGAGGACAGCCGGCGTAGTGACAGCCGGCACCGGTGGTTTCGATCGCCGGTCCGAGCGTCGGCCCACTCCGGGACGTGCAGCGCCACCACGGCTAGCGGCAGGGCACGGGTGCGGGCGCCGGCGAGGAGCCGGTGCAGGAAGTGACCCAGTTCTGGAGCGCCTCGGTCGAGGTCGTCGACGGCCACCGCCACCGGCTGCCGCTCGGCGAGGGCGAGCAGGCACTCCTGCCAGACTGCCGCGCCCCGCAGGGCGTGGGTGCCCGCGTCCGGCCGGGCCAGCAGCCCCTCCAGCGCGTACACCGCCTCGGTTCGGCGGGCCGCCGGAACCAGCTCGGAAACGGCGGCGGTGAGCCGCCCGCGTACCACCGGGGACGGGTCACCGGCGCGGACTCCGGCGAACGCGCGGACCTGGTCCGCGACGGGTGCCAGCGCCTCCTCCGGATACGGCGGGCAGCTCACCCGACACCAGCGGACCGGCGTCCCGTCGACCGCCTGTACAGCCCGGATCACCTCGTGCAGCAGCCGGCTGCGTCCGCTGCCGGCCGGGCCGGCCACCGACACCCACCGGGGCTGGCGCTCCCGCACCGCCCGCACGAGCTGGTCCCGTACGGTCGCCAGTTCCCGCCGCCGCCCGATCAACGGTCCGCCGTGGCGGGCGGGCGTCGGGCGGGTCGCGGCGGTGGCGTGCCACACCTCCAGTGGCAGTGCCTTGCCCGCGACGGCCACCGGCGGCACCGGGCGTTGCTCGATCAACCCGTTCGTGGCCTGGTGGGTGGCCGCGCAGAGCGCCACCCCGCCCGCCGGGGCGTACTCCTGTAGCCGCGCGGCCAGGGTGATCACCGCGCCGCTCGCCGTGCCGTGCGCCCCGTCCCGGGTGGCGGCGAGGTCCACCACCGCCTCGCCGGTGGCCACCCCGACCCGGATCCGCAGCGCCGGCCCGCCGAGCAGCGACCGCCGGTCCAGCGAGCGCTGGATCTCCAGCCCGGCCCGCACCGCGCGGTACGCGTCGAACCCGTCGGATTCCCGGGCACCGAAGAGCGCCATCACCGCGTCGCCGACGTACTTCTCCACCACGCCGCGCCAGTGCTCCAGAACTCCCGCCACGGTGTCGAAGTAGGCCCGCTGCAACGCCCGGACGTCCTCCGGGTCCAACCGGTCGATCAGCGCGGTCGACCCCACGATGTCGGCGAAGAGGACGGTCACCGTCCGCCTCTCCTCCGGCAGCGGCCAGTGTGCGGGTGGCTCGGCGACGCGGCCCGTGGGAGGCGGCGGGACCACGGCCAGGAGCCGGCCGTCGGCGTGCCGCGGACTAGCGGTGGTGGTGTACATGGGCTCGCACCCGCCCTCTCCCTCGATCGTGGCTGACGATCGGAGACTGTCACCCGTGGGCCGGCCGGGGATCTGCAGAACGACGTATGTCCGCCGCCCGCAACCTTTGGTCATAATGTCGACGGGATGAGTACGAGAGGGCCGAAAGGCCTGTAGAACGGTCCACCGACCTGTGACTAGGCTTCGTGTCATGGCCAGCGATGTGGACGGTGTACCGCTCGTCGGCCGGGCCGACCTAGTCCAGGTGGTACGGTCCGCGCTGCTCGGAACCGTCGCCCAGGGGCAACCCGCGGCGGTCTTCCTCACCGGTGAGAGCGGGGTGGGCAAGACCCGGCTGTTGCGCGAGGTGGGCGCGGGGCTGCGTGACGCGGGTGCCCTCGTGCTCACCGGTGCCTGCCTGGACATCGGCGACGCCTCGCCGCTGCACCCGTTGTTGCAGGCGCTGCGCCGTTTCGACGCCGAGCTGACCGCCTCGCACGCCCGCACGTCGTCGGCGGTTCGCGGCCTGCTCGGGATGTTCGCCGAGGAGACCGCCAGCCCGGACGGCGCCGGGGCGTTGTTGGAACGCGTGTCGCGCGGGCTGCACCTGATCGCCGAGGGACGGCCGTTGGTGCTCGTCCTCGACGACCTGCAGTGGGTCGACCGCAGCACCCGTCAACTCTTGCTCTACCTGCTCGCGGGCCTGGGCGACCTGCAACTGTCGGTGCTGGCCGCGGTCCGGGCCGAGTCGTTGCAGGGGGCGCACCCGCTGCGCCGGGTGCTGACCGAGCTGCGTCGGCTCCGCTCGGTACGGGTGGTCGACCTGGCTCCGTTGGACCGTTCCGGCACCGAGCAGCTCGCTGCCGCGGTCGTCGGCGGACCGCTGTCTCCGGACGCCGCGGACCAGGTGTGGCAGCGCAGCGGCGGCAATCCGTTCGTGGTGGAAGAGTTGGCCCGCGACCTGCGGGACGGCCGCGACGGGCTCTCCGACACGCTGCGCGAGATCTTCCTGGCCCGGGTGGACGCGTTGCCTCAGCACGCACACGCCGTGGTGCACGCGGTTGCCGCCGGGGTGGAGCCGGTGGAGCACTGGCTGCTGGCCAAGGTGGTGCGGCTGCCGGAGGACGAGCTGATCGAGGCGGTCCGGGCGGCGGTCGCGCACCGGCTACTGGTCGGCGCCGACGACGGCTACCGACTGCGGCATCGGCTGGTCGCCGAGGTGCTGGAGCACGAGCTGTTGCCCGCGGAGCGGGCCGCCCTGCACCGGCGGTTCGCCGAGGCGTTGACGGCCGCGCCGGCCGAGCTGCACCAGGCCCGGTTGGCACACCACTGGCGGCTCGCCGGTGAACCGGCGCGTGCCCTGCCCGCCGCGGTGGCGGCGGCCGAGGAGGCGGAGCGGCTGCACGGGTTCGCCGAGGCGCACCGGCACTGGACGGCCGCGCTGCACCTGGCTGGCGAGCCCGCTGCCGGGCCGGACGCCGACCGGATCGCCCTGCTGGAACGGGCGGCCGAGGCGGCGCACCACTGCGGCGAGCACGCCCGGGCGCTGGCCCTGCTGGAGGAACTGGCCGCCGCGGACGCCGGCGGGTCCGCCTGTGCGCTGCACATCCGCCGGGCCCGTTACCTCGCCGCCGCCGGTCGGTCGGCGCTGGCCGAGGCGGAGTACCAGCGTGCGCTCGACGCCGTCGACTGCACGCCCCGCGAGCGGGCCACCGCCGCGGCCCACGTCGCCGAGCTGCTGCTGCACCTGGGCCGGTACGCCGACGCCGGTCGGCGGGCCCGGGAGGCGCTCGAGCTGTCCGCGGTGGTGGAGGGGTCCACCTCGGAGGTGGTGCTGGCGAGCGCCGCGCTCGGGTTTTCCGAGGCGTACCTGGAGGACCCGGACGCCGGCTTGGCGGTCGTGCGCCAGGCGCTGGAGACCGCCGAGCGGGCCGGCCGGCCGGAGGATGTGGCCTGCGCGTACCTGCACCTCGCCGAACTGCTCACCGGCCCGCTGAACATCCTCGAGGAGGGCGTGGTGGTCGCCCGCCGGGGTGCCGAACGGGTCGCGGAGTTGGGGCTGGGCCGCACGTACGAGACGCGGCTGCTGGCCATCGCCACCAACGGGCTGTTCCGGGTCGGCCAGTGGGCCGAGGCGGAGAAGGTGGTGGCGGCGGCGCTGCGCCACCGGCCATCCGGTGCGGACGCCGTCGAGCTGCTGCTGGCCCGCTGCCGGCTCTCCGTCGGGTACGGCGACATCGAGGCCGCTGACCGGGACCTCGACGCGGTGGCCACCCTGTGCGCGGGCGGCGGGGCGCGGCACGTGATCCCGCTGCTCACCCTGCGAGCCGGCCTGGCGATGTGGCAGGGGCGGCACGACCTGGCCCGGCAGGCCGTGCAGCGCGGCCTCATCGAGAGCCGCTCCGACGACTTGGTGATCCTCGCCGCGTTGATCTGGCACGGTCTGCGGGCCGAGGCCGAGGCGCGCGCCAGCCGCACGATCGACGTCGACCAGACGGCGGTACGGCGGCTGCGGGAGGCCGCCGACCGGGTGGCCCGCAAGACCGAGTCGGCGGCCCGTCCGGTACGTAGCGTGGTCGACGCGTTCCTGGCGCTGTGCGCGGGCGAGGTGGGCCGGCTTGACGGGAATGCCCCGGAGCTGTGGGCCCGGTCCGTGCTCGAGTGGGACCGGCGTAACCACCCGTACCCGGCGGCGTACTCGCGGCTGCGCCAGGCCGAGGCGCTGCTTGCCCGGCGCAGCCGTAGCGCCACGGCCGCGAAGCTGCTGCGGCAGGCGTACCAGGCGGCGCAGGGGCTCGGGGCGGTGCCGCTGACCTCGGAGATCCGCACCCTGGCCGGGCGGGCGCGGGTGCCGCTGGAC
The sequence above is a segment of the Micromonospora sp. WMMA1363 genome. Coding sequences within it:
- the paaK gene encoding phenylacetate--CoA ligase PaaK — encoded protein: MEDRTPRPEELEPIERAGVDELRTLQLERLRRSLRHAYDTVPHHRRAFATADVHPDDCRDLADLARFPFTTKADLRDNYPYGMFAVPRERIARLHASSGTTGRPTVVGYTAGDVRTWARLMARSIRAAGGRPGDRVHVAYGYGLFTGGLGAHYGAEELGCTVIPVSGGMTERQVLLIRDLEPEIIMVTPSYMLAIVDEMERQGVDPRTTSLRVGIFGAEPWTEDMRREMERRLDLHAVDIYGLSEVMGPGVAVECVDTKDGPHLWEDHFYPEIIDPVTGAVLPDGERGELVLTSLTREAMPVVRYRTRDLTRLLPGTARPMRRIEKITGRTDDMMIVRGVNVFPTQIEELILRTPQLSPHFQCVLARQARMDTLTVRVERRPGADREAAGQAGAALVGLVKEMIGVSVAVEVLDPDSVERSMGKMRRIVDQRRGG
- the paaI gene encoding hydroxyphenylacetyl-CoA thioesterase PaaI, giving the protein MFAADVASRGLGIELVEAADGAAVARMRVTAAMVNGHAIAHGGFVFLLADTAFALACNSHGPVAVAAGGEITFVRPARAGDLLVARATERTRYGRSGIYDVTVTRDEGEVIAEFRGRSRTLNGA
- a CDS encoding adenylate/guanylate cyclase domain-containing protein, which produces MYTTTASPRHADGRLLAVVPPPPTGRVAEPPAHWPLPEERRTVTVLFADIVGSTALIDRLDPEDVRALQRAYFDTVAGVLEHWRGVVEKYVGDAVMALFGARESDGFDAYRAVRAGLEIQRSLDRRSLLGGPALRIRVGVATGEAVVDLAATRDGAHGTASGAVITLAARLQEYAPAGGVALCAATHQATNGLIEQRPVPPVAVAGKALPLEVWHATAATRPTPARHGGPLIGRRRELATVRDQLVRAVRERQPRWVSVAGPAGSGRSRLLHEVIRAVQAVDGTPVRWCRVSCPPYPEEALAPVADQVRAFAGVRAGDPSPVVRGRLTAAVSELVPAARRTEAVYALEGLLARPDAGTHALRGAAVWQECLLALAERQPVAVAVDDLDRGAPELGHFLHRLLAGARTRALPLAVVALHVPEWADARTGDRNHRCRLSLRRLSSVEAGRLLRHLLHRAGKPAALVTALLPLVGGNPGRAAAYVAALPDGGAVPARPPLPDPVRRSVDARLDRLDGQQRAVLMAAAAVGAPVDADTVDHLIGWSPGRAVAALRQLVERDLLAARPGGYAVGDPLVATVAAARLTRTVRAELLTRAGHRSGPSAPRPVPPTRSPVDDGPDPTPDARRIARPDGPGVRRAAGAPERASNGRPGAFTRPVATEDGMPGPAPAVAPSWPIGQERVRRMTGTVVGRPGAAAASGQRGPETRGSTLAAPRPVLATARRVERAPAASSAVRPGDPTPRRPATAAAAGDAGPATSGSPPVGHVRRRPGATGPEVAQPRPATGTLAGNVPPRPRLSAAPSEPARRRPVGSRRPGEPGAATEAVPRRSGLVSVPAAA
- a CDS encoding LuxR family transcriptional regulator, which codes for MASDVDGVPLVGRADLVQVVRSALLGTVAQGQPAAVFLTGESGVGKTRLLREVGAGLRDAGALVLTGACLDIGDASPLHPLLQALRRFDAELTASHARTSSAVRGLLGMFAEETASPDGAGALLERVSRGLHLIAEGRPLVLVLDDLQWVDRSTRQLLLYLLAGLGDLQLSVLAAVRAESLQGAHPLRRVLTELRRLRSVRVVDLAPLDRSGTEQLAAAVVGGPLSPDAADQVWQRSGGNPFVVEELARDLRDGRDGLSDTLREIFLARVDALPQHAHAVVHAVAAGVEPVEHWLLAKVVRLPEDELIEAVRAAVAHRLLVGADDGYRLRHRLVAEVLEHELLPAERAALHRRFAEALTAAPAELHQARLAHHWRLAGEPARALPAAVAAAEEAERLHGFAEAHRHWTAALHLAGEPAAGPDADRIALLERAAEAAHHCGEHARALALLEELAAADAGGSACALHIRRARYLAAAGRSALAEAEYQRALDAVDCTPRERATAAAHVAELLLHLGRYADAGRRAREALELSAVVEGSTSEVVLASAALGFSEAYLEDPDAGLAVVRQALETAERAGRPEDVACAYLHLAELLTGPLNILEEGVVVARRGAERVAELGLGRTYETRLLAIATNGLFRVGQWAEAEKVVAAALRHRPSGADAVELLLARCRLSVGYGDIEAADRDLDAVATLCAGGGARHVIPLLTLRAGLAMWQGRHDLARQAVQRGLIESRSDDLVILAALIWHGLRAEAEARASRTIDVDQTAVRRLREAADRVARKTESAARPVRSVVDAFLALCAGEVGRLDGNAPELWARSVLEWDRRNHPYPAAYSRLRQAEALLARRSRSATAAKLLRQAYQAAQGLGAVPLTSEIRTLAGRARVPLDERGAAAAGVTSSEGDELAALTAREREVLAAVAEGLTNKEIGQRLFISERTIGVHVSHIFDKLHVRTRVQASAIFLRSRPA